In Eretmochelys imbricata isolate rEreImb1 chromosome 14, rEreImb1.hap1, whole genome shotgun sequence, a genomic segment contains:
- the LOC144274247 gene encoding olfactory receptor 14A16-like — MFNRTTVTEFLLLGFSDVRELQILHFMVFLVLYLAALTGNLLIIIAIALDHHLHTPMYFFLMSLSILDLGSISVTIPKSMTNSLMNNRSISYSGCVAQVFFLIFFAVADFALLTIMAYDRYVAICKPLHYETIMNRRACVQMAASAWISVILYSSMHTGNTFSITFCGGNMMDQFFCEIPQLLKLACSNSYFNEVGIIGFSVCLTVSCFVFIIVTYVQILTTVLRIPSEQGRHKTFSTCLPHLIVISMFLSTVVFAYMKPISSSPSALDLVVAVLYSVLPPVRNPIIYSIRNKEIKASLRKLTGWRLFN, encoded by the coding sequence ATGTTCAACCGAAccaccgtgaccgagttccttctcctgggattctctgatgttcgagagctgcagattttgcacttcatggtgtttctagtgctttacctggcagccctgacagggaaccttctcatcatcatagccatagctcttgaccaccaccttcacacccccatgtacttcttcctgatgagtttgtccatcctagacctcggctccatctctgtcaccatccccaaatctatgaccaattcccttatgaacaacaggtccatttcctattctggatgtgtcgcccaagtctttttcctcatcttctttgCTGTAGCCGACTTTGccttactcaccatcatggcgtacgatcgatatgtcgccatctgcaaaccactgcactatgagactataatgaacaggagagcttgtgtccaaatggcagccagtgcctggatcagtgtaatTCTCTATTCTTCAATGCATACCGGGAACACGTTTTCGataaccttctgtggaggcaacatgatggatcagttcttctgtgaaatcccccagctactcaAGCTCGCCTGCTCTAACTCGTACTTCAATGAAGTTGGGATTATTGGATTTAGTGTGTGTTTAACCgtaagttgctttgtttttataattgtgacatatgttcagatcttgaccacggtattgagaatcccctctgagcagggccgacataaaaccttctccacatgccttccgcacctcattgtaatttccatgtttctttccactgttgtctttgcctacatgaaacccatctccagctcgccgtcagctctggatctcgtggtggctgttctctattccgtgctgccgccagtgaggaatccgatcatctacagcataaggaacaaggaaatcaaagcttccctgaggaaaCTGACTGGGTGGAGGTTATTCAACTAG